One stretch of Chryseobacterium indologenes DNA includes these proteins:
- a CDS encoding alpha/beta hydrolase, translated as MAVYILSNRKIVRHKGEKVDSFSNDEYSIPNFRIAKCDFDHYKEPTASAKKKKDYTNRNILNYKLFSEPEKQGYEEVLEVLLSEKGIKPSSLTANNLGGTQRLFYELYKNMSATKDRSDVLIFIHGYAYDFDDELKAMIDLKRLFIDNPASPVEHILFVSWPASSSIVPLTYFDDKASSINSGTSLLRLFYFYTQFLKDIFSNRDLVPCNQRIHIMAHSMGNRVLQSMLYSLKRENILRVIDQVILLNADVSYKVFEDAEDSFNKLPLLANRISIYLNRQDLILGISQFTKNILTPRLGKNGPSDISPYKDIVSIIDCTFVKDDVLSSFKFEVGNHWGYLSSSQVQNDIFQNLYGIDRNLISHRIKNNENIFTIIS; from the coding sequence ATGGCCGTTTACATCTTAAGCAATCGGAAAATCGTCCGTCATAAAGGCGAAAAAGTAGATTCTTTTTCCAATGACGAATATTCAATTCCTAATTTCAGAATCGCCAAATGTGATTTTGATCATTACAAGGAACCTACTGCATCGGCCAAAAAGAAAAAAGATTATACCAACAGGAACATCCTGAACTACAAGTTGTTCTCCGAACCTGAAAAACAAGGTTATGAAGAGGTTCTGGAAGTTCTCCTGAGTGAAAAAGGAATTAAACCATCCTCCCTTACTGCCAATAATCTTGGCGGAACCCAGCGATTGTTCTACGAATTGTACAAAAATATGTCTGCGACTAAAGATAGAAGCGATGTCCTGATATTTATCCATGGCTATGCCTATGATTTTGATGATGAGTTAAAAGCTATGATAGATCTTAAAAGGCTGTTTATTGATAATCCGGCATCTCCTGTTGAGCATATTTTGTTCGTAAGCTGGCCAGCTTCCAGCAGTATTGTTCCACTCACTTATTTTGATGACAAGGCCTCCAGTATCAATTCCGGAACATCATTGCTCAGACTGTTTTATTTTTACACCCAGTTTTTAAAGGATATTTTTTCTAACCGGGATCTTGTCCCCTGCAACCAGAGAATTCATATTATGGCTCATTCTATGGGAAACAGAGTTCTTCAAAGTATGCTGTACAGTCTCAAAAGAGAAAATATTCTAAGAGTTATCGATCAGGTGATTCTATTGAATGCAGATGTTTCCTATAAAGTATTTGAAGACGCTGAAGATTCTTTCAATAAGCTGCCATTGCTCGCTAACCGTATTTCTATTTATCTGAACAGACAGGATCTGATTCTGGGAATCTCACAGTTTACCAAGAATATTCTTACCCCAAGACTTGGTAAAAATGGGCCAAGTGACATTAGTCCTTATAAAGATATAGTTTCTATCATCGATTGTACTTTCGTAAAAGATGATGTTTTAAGCAGTTTTAAATTTGAGGTTGGAAACCATTGGGGATACCTTTCCAGTTCACAGGTACAGAATGATATTTTTCAAAATTTATATGGAATTGACAGGAATCTTATCAGCCATAGAATTAAAAATAACGAAAATATTTTCACAATTATTTCTTAA
- a CDS encoding o-succinylbenzoate synthase produces MKASYFKYVLEFKRPSGTSRGVLLDKETFILEISENGKKGTGECAIFRGLSFDDRPNYEEKLQWLCENINQNQDILKEELKDFPSIWFGYEQAIQNLKFGDNFYFPSEFTEGKSAITINGLIWMGDVGYMEEQILDKLEKGFHCIKLKIGVDWKSEHSILQELRTKFSKDQLELRVDANGGFSKDEAVIVLQQLADLHIHSIEQPVKAGNWTDMAELCAQTPTPIALDEELIGITDLEEKKKLLETIKPQYIILKPALVGGFAGADEWISLAEELNIGWWITSALESNIGLNAIAQYTFTKKSPMPQGLGTGALFVNNFESSLDLRNELLWFKI; encoded by the coding sequence ATGAAAGCATCTTATTTTAAATATGTATTAGAATTCAAACGCCCGAGTGGAACATCTCGTGGCGTTTTGCTTGATAAAGAGACCTTTATTCTTGAAATTTCAGAGAACGGAAAGAAAGGAACAGGGGAGTGTGCAATCTTCAGAGGACTGAGCTTTGATGATCGGCCAAACTACGAAGAGAAATTACAATGGCTTTGTGAAAATATCAACCAAAATCAGGATATTTTAAAAGAAGAATTAAAAGATTTTCCTTCTATATGGTTTGGATATGAGCAGGCAATTCAGAATCTAAAGTTTGGAGATAATTTTTATTTTCCAAGTGAGTTTACTGAAGGGAAATCTGCTATAACTATCAATGGCCTGATCTGGATGGGTGATGTTGGGTATATGGAAGAGCAGATTCTTGATAAACTTGAAAAAGGATTTCATTGCATCAAACTAAAAATTGGTGTAGATTGGAAATCTGAACATAGTATTCTTCAGGAATTAAGGACGAAATTTTCAAAAGATCAGCTGGAGCTCCGTGTAGACGCTAATGGTGGATTCAGTAAAGATGAAGCGGTAATTGTTCTTCAACAACTGGCAGATTTACATATTCATTCCATTGAACAGCCTGTTAAAGCTGGAAACTGGACTGATATGGCAGAATTGTGTGCCCAGACGCCTACTCCTATTGCTCTGGATGAAGAATTGATTGGAATTACAGACTTAGAAGAGAAGAAAAAGCTTTTAGAAACAATAAAGCCTCAGTATATTATTTTAAAGCCGGCGTTGGTAGGTGGTTTTGCCGGAGCAGATGAATGGATTTCATTGGCTGAAGAGCTGAATATTGGCTGGTGGATTACTTCGGCGTTAGAAAGTAATATTGGATTGAATGCCATTGCACAGTACACATTCACAAAAAAAAGCCCAATGCCACAAGGTCTAGGCACTGGAGCTTTATTTGTAAATAATTTTGAATCCAGTTTAGATCTCAGAAATGAGTTGCTGTGGTTCAAAATATAG
- a CDS encoding helix-turn-helix domain-containing protein — MNIDKMEFVAWMERIMDRLDILGNHIDDLQKKRNSIDGEELLDNQDLLQMLKISNRSLQRYRSIGKLPYYTISGKLYYKLSDVHQFIRESFNPPLPKLDANK; from the coding sequence ATGAATATCGACAAAATGGAATTTGTGGCGTGGATGGAACGCATAATGGACAGGCTTGACATTCTCGGCAACCACATAGACGATTTACAAAAGAAGCGCAACAGCATAGACGGCGAAGAATTACTGGATAATCAGGACTTATTGCAAATGCTGAAAATAAGTAACCGTTCCCTGCAACGGTATCGCTCCATAGGCAAGCTCCCATATTATACCATTAGCGGAAAACTGTATTACAAACTGTCCGATGTGCATCAGTTCATCAGGGAAAGTTTTAACCCGCCCTTGCCCAAACTGGATGCCAATAAGTGA
- a CDS encoding bacteriocin-like protein, translated as MKNLRKLNKGELKKINGGRPPLGCNNWDAGARCCRAWAEGYCGGTTCPDSPPPYC; from the coding sequence ATGAAAAATCTAAGAAAATTAAACAAAGGAGAATTAAAGAAAATTAATGGAGGAAGGCCTCCATTGGGATGCAACAACTGGGATGCAGGAGCAAGATGTTGCAGAGCATGGGCAGAAGGCTACTGTGGGGGCACCACTTGCCCTGATTCACCACCTCCATATTGCTAA
- a CDS encoding LytR/AlgR family response regulator transcription factor, with protein MKIAIIEDELLAVNYLKDLLDKQNIIPVTEIVVLRSKKKAIDFFENDSADLIFMDIHLGDGMSLEIFEQVELFTPIIFITAFDEYAMRVFKHFTIDYVLKPFEEEDLHQALQKFVSIRNNFDPEPLLKSISTLRQGEDTEVMKRFMVREGNKLKSVDEQNTAYFFASGKYLFLTTMDNQTYIYDDTIKDIIQKLNPQVFFKVNRKFIINKEAITEIIKHSSQKIELKLSPEPEVSAEVFISKMQITECLNWLKN; from the coding sequence ATGAAAATTGCCATTATAGAAGATGAGCTGCTGGCTGTTAATTATCTGAAAGATCTTTTGGATAAACAAAACATCATTCCTGTCACGGAAATAGTGGTTCTTCGTTCCAAAAAAAAGGCAATAGACTTCTTTGAAAACGATTCTGCTGATCTCATTTTTATGGACATTCATCTTGGCGACGGAATGAGTCTTGAGATTTTTGAGCAGGTAGAGCTTTTTACTCCCATTATCTTTATCACCGCTTTTGATGAATATGCGATGAGGGTTTTCAAACATTTTACGATAGATTATGTGCTGAAACCTTTTGAAGAAGAAGATCTGCATCAGGCATTACAAAAATTTGTGTCTATCAGGAATAATTTCGACCCTGAACCCTTATTGAAATCCATTTCCACATTACGCCAGGGTGAGGATACCGAGGTGATGAAGCGTTTCATGGTAAGAGAAGGCAATAAGCTGAAATCCGTAGATGAGCAAAACACAGCTTATTTCTTTGCATCCGGAAAATATCTTTTCCTGACCACAATGGATAACCAAACCTATATTTATGATGACACGATCAAAGATATCATTCAAAAGCTCAATCCACAGGTTTTCTTTAAAGTGAACCGAAAGTTTATCATTAATAAAGAAGCCATTACAGAAATCATCAAACATTCAAGCCAGAAAATAGAACTAAAGCTATCTCCTGAACCGGAAGTCAGTGCTGAGGTGTTTATCAGTAAAATGCAGATTACAGAATGCCTGAACTGGCTGAAGAATTAA
- a CDS encoding helix-turn-helix domain-containing protein has product MNIITVDEEVWKHLNERLKAISEYILKLEDTSYDSLWLNNHEVCQYLHISEKTLWRMRTNGQIAFSKMYGQYYYTIGAIKEMLNANAVQTTDEYVEQLMAKGKSYIEKGRKLKSGNN; this is encoded by the coding sequence ATGAATATTATAACAGTTGACGAAGAAGTGTGGAAGCACCTCAATGAACGGTTGAAAGCCATTAGCGAATATATCCTCAAACTGGAAGATACAAGCTACGATAGTTTGTGGCTCAACAATCACGAAGTCTGCCAGTATCTCCACATCAGCGAAAAAACATTGTGGCGTATGCGTACCAACGGGCAGATAGCCTTTTCAAAAATGTACGGGCAGTATTACTATACGATTGGTGCGATTAAGGAAATGCTTAACGCTAACGCCGTGCAGACCACCGATGAATATGTGGAGCAGCTTATGGCGAAAGGCAAAAGCTATATCGAGAAAGGCAGAAAACTGAAATCAGGTAATAATTAA
- a CDS encoding RteC domain-containing protein: MEIVLSKILSEIRHQEDKLSSQMMQTADEAYQMTLFLKEMLCTIKTNVLQDGFKDEHREIDFFKNIKPQILGKLIYYNKVFRIETTCPVSNGKIHQSYYKNQLKALKSEYKESICNEDFYRYYRADRTDRDHIYFRLGQINYHDGLKSGVFEIDLSFSTYFDNKIAHIIANELLYTYMLTKINPEKNPDTILMNGDTHKDISWTNSQNALIELIYALYASKSIAYGKIGIRKLALIFQILFRTPLNDIHHSFHRMKTRAGSRTAFLDQLKISLEEYMDKDL, translated from the coding sequence ATGGAAATCGTGTTGAGTAAAATATTATCAGAAATTAGACATCAAGAAGACAAGTTATCTTCTCAAATGATGCAAACTGCGGATGAGGCTTACCAAATGACTTTATTCCTAAAGGAGATGTTGTGTACCATAAAGACCAACGTCTTACAAGATGGGTTTAAAGACGAACACCGTGAGATTGACTTTTTCAAGAATATTAAACCGCAAATATTAGGGAAGCTCATTTACTATAACAAAGTATTCCGTATAGAAACTACCTGCCCTGTCAGCAATGGCAAAATACATCAAAGCTATTATAAGAACCAATTAAAAGCCCTCAAATCAGAATATAAAGAAAGCATTTGCAATGAGGATTTTTACAGATACTACCGTGCTGACAGAACAGACCGTGACCATATTTATTTCAGGCTCGGACAAATCAATTACCACGATGGGTTAAAGAGTGGCGTGTTTGAAATCGACCTAAGTTTCTCCACATACTTTGATAACAAAATAGCCCACATTATAGCGAATGAATTACTTTACACCTATATGCTTACTAAAATTAACCCCGAAAAAAATCCCGATACCATTTTAATGAACGGAGATACACACAAAGACATTTCGTGGACTAATTCACAAAATGCGCTTATTGAATTGATTTACGCCCTGTATGCTTCCAAATCTATTGCATACGGTAAAATAGGTATCAGAAAATTAGCATTGATTTTTCAAATCTTATTCCGAACTCCCTTAAACGATATACATCATTCTTTCCACCGAATGAAAACAAGGGCAGGCTCCCGGACAGCGTTTTTAGACCAACTCAAAATTTCCCTCGAAGAATATATGGATAAAGACCTTTAG
- a CDS encoding bacteriocin-like protein, with protein sequence MKNLRKLEKRELKSIHGGNIPEIPIGCDRWDFKARCCKEWDWQYSGNPTC encoded by the coding sequence ATGAAAAATCTAAGAAAACTAGAAAAAAGAGAATTAAAAAGTATTCATGGAGGAAATATCCCAGAAATCCCAATAGGATGTGACAGATGGGATTTTAAAGCCAGATGCTGCAAAGAATGGGATTGGCAATATTCAGGCAATCCCACTTGTTAA
- a CDS encoding DUF3945 domain-containing protein: MSEETTNKQEMPEQFSDILLVLDKEKMKIQAVKSIDENGKMETVDPTKKNQNQFMRVDKGGDFFSNFFSNFLSQLKNPTNFTFFKVPAPVAAEKAQELQKHLNKPTPQGEKVLKEHEVKAEPQPDKKQENQNNMATAQTTTEASEYRYKPEQVDWDTMKNLGLSKEYLEKRNLLDPLLRGYKTNELLPIGINLGGSILRTDARLSLQQAEDGNVIVAIHGIKREPNLHFEFFGHKFTDEDKKNLLETGNMGRVVNLVNSKTGELMPSIISIDRLTNDVIALRTEFIKIPDEIKGVKLNDEQKQTLMEGKPLYLEGMTSTKGTEFSATVQFNADKRYVEFLFDRSNNNQQAQTNQQNTQQSQPQEAPKTFRGKELTDEQHKDFKAGQTIYIDGLKDKKGQPYQGYITFNKDTGKTNFEFPNHYKERVKPTEAHKTQTAVNSEGKTNEATKNVQEPLKSGQQRPKNEKQQEQQDNKPAKSKGRKM; this comes from the coding sequence ATGAGCGAAGAAACAACAAATAAACAGGAAATGCCCGAACAGTTTTCGGACATATTACTCGTACTGGATAAAGAGAAAATGAAAATCCAGGCGGTAAAAAGTATCGACGAAAACGGAAAAATGGAAACCGTTGACCCCACCAAAAAGAACCAAAACCAGTTTATGCGTGTGGATAAGGGGGGCGATTTCTTTTCCAACTTCTTTTCCAATTTTTTGAGCCAGTTAAAGAACCCTACAAACTTTACTTTCTTCAAAGTGCCTGCCCCTGTTGCTGCTGAAAAAGCACAGGAATTGCAAAAGCACTTAAATAAGCCCACTCCACAGGGCGAAAAAGTACTGAAAGAACACGAAGTGAAAGCAGAACCCCAGCCGGATAAAAAACAAGAAAATCAAAATAATATGGCAACAGCACAAACAACAACGGAAGCAAGCGAATACCGCTACAAGCCGGAGCAGGTTGATTGGGACACAATGAAAAACCTCGGATTAAGCAAAGAGTATCTTGAAAAAAGAAATCTGCTCGACCCTTTGTTACGTGGTTACAAAACCAATGAACTTTTACCGATAGGAATTAACCTCGGTGGTTCTATCCTCCGCACGGATGCCCGCCTGTCTTTGCAGCAAGCGGAAGACGGCAATGTTATCGTGGCAATACACGGTATCAAAAGAGAACCTAACCTGCATTTTGAGTTTTTCGGTCACAAGTTTACGGACGAAGACAAGAAAAACCTGCTCGAAACGGGCAATATGGGGCGTGTCGTCAATTTGGTAAATTCCAAAACGGGCGAACTGATGCCGTCCATTATCAGCATTGACAGGCTGACCAATGATGTGATTGCATTGCGCACGGAGTTTATCAAAATTCCCGATGAAATTAAGGGCGTAAAGCTGAATGACGAACAAAAGCAAACGCTGATGGAGGGAAAACCACTCTATTTAGAGGGTATGACTTCCACTAAGGGAACGGAGTTTTCGGCAACGGTACAATTCAATGCTGACAAAAGATACGTTGAGTTCCTGTTTGACAGAAGCAATAACAATCAGCAAGCGCAAACGAACCAACAGAACACCCAACAAAGCCAACCACAGGAAGCCCCGAAAACATTCCGTGGTAAAGAACTAACCGATGAGCAACATAAGGATTTCAAAGCAGGTCAAACTATCTACATTGATGGATTAAAAGATAAAAAAGGGCAACCTTATCAGGGCTATATCACTTTCAATAAGGATACAGGAAAGACCAATTTTGAGTTTCCTAACCACTATAAGGAAAGGGTAAAACCCACCGAAGCCCATAAAACACAGACTGCTGTCAATTCAGAGGGCAAAACCAACGAAGCAACCAAGAACGTCCAAGAGCCTTTAAAGTCCGGGCAGCAAAGACCGAAAAATGAAAAGCAGCAGGAACAACAGGACAATAAGCCTGCAAAATCCAAAGGCAGAAAAATGTAA
- a CDS encoding aspartate kinase, whose translation MKIFKFGGASVKDADSVKNVSMVLKSQGFAKCLLVISAMGKTTNELEKVVELYFKKDNYQTEIEKIKRKHIEIAEGLFPENHAVFAEINLFFDDIDSFLRRNKSPNYNFVYDQVVSCGEMISTKIVSEYLNEIQFTNQWLDARDYVKTDNSYREGTVDWTKTEEFISNLNPEICYVTQGFIGSDDNNFTVTLGREGSDYSAAIFAYCLNAEAMTIWKDVPGVMTGDPRKFKDVSLLSNISYEEAIEMAYYGASVIHPKTLQPLQQKNIPFYVKSFVDPTKEGTKVGASDKNQQEESYILKENQDLLKISTRDFSFIAEDHMSLIFGYLSKYKIKVSLMQNSAISLALCLEDKFNHLEELNEELQKIFKTEAIKNVSLFTVRNAKMDHIDRFYHEKNVLLEQISKNTLQMVTQ comes from the coding sequence ATGAAAATTTTCAAGTTTGGTGGCGCGTCTGTAAAAGACGCCGACAGTGTGAAAAATGTGTCCATGGTTCTAAAAAGCCAGGGATTTGCCAAATGTTTGCTGGTGATTTCAGCAATGGGCAAGACGACCAATGAGTTGGAAAAAGTTGTAGAACTTTATTTCAAAAAGGATAACTATCAAACTGAGATTGAGAAGATAAAACGAAAACACATTGAGATTGCGGAGGGCCTTTTTCCTGAAAATCATGCGGTTTTTGCTGAAATCAATCTCTTTTTTGACGATATTGATTCTTTCTTAAGAAGAAATAAGTCTCCTAATTACAACTTCGTATATGATCAGGTGGTAAGCTGCGGAGAAATGATTTCAACCAAAATCGTGAGTGAATACCTGAATGAGATCCAATTTACCAATCAATGGCTGGATGCAAGAGATTATGTTAAAACTGATAACTCCTACAGAGAAGGAACAGTAGACTGGACAAAAACCGAAGAGTTTATTTCCAATTTAAATCCTGAGATTTGTTATGTAACACAAGGTTTTATTGGTTCTGATGACAATAACTTTACTGTAACATTAGGAAGAGAAGGTTCTGACTACTCTGCTGCTATTTTTGCTTACTGCTTAAATGCTGAAGCCATGACGATCTGGAAAGATGTTCCCGGAGTAATGACAGGAGATCCTAGAAAATTCAAAGATGTCTCTCTGCTTTCCAATATCTCCTATGAAGAAGCTATTGAAATGGCTTATTACGGAGCAAGTGTCATTCACCCAAAAACCTTACAGCCACTACAGCAAAAAAACATTCCTTTTTATGTAAAATCTTTCGTAGATCCTACCAAAGAAGGGACTAAAGTAGGCGCTTCGGACAAGAACCAGCAGGAAGAATCTTATATTCTTAAAGAAAATCAGGATCTTTTAAAAATCTCTACCAGAGACTTCTCTTTTATTGCAGAAGACCACATGAGTTTGATTTTCGGGTATTTATCCAAATACAAAATTAAGGTTTCCCTGATGCAGAATTCTGCCATATCACTGGCTTTATGTCTGGAAGATAAATTTAATCACCTTGAAGAACTTAACGAAGAACTTCAAAAAATTTTTAAAACCGAAGCAATTAAAAATGTATCTTTATTCACAGTAAGAAATGCGAAGATGGATCACATTGATAGATTTTACCACGAAAAAAATGTATTATTGGAACAAATTTCCAAGAATACTCTTCAAATGGTAACACAATAA
- the fbp gene encoding class 1 fructose-bisphosphatase — translation MSNQPLQTLGEFLIDKQDDFQYSTGEFSRLLSAIRLASKVVNREVNKAGIVDITGAAGNQNIQGEEQQKLDVIANEIFITALSQREVVCGIASEENDDFIDIKCGENGHLSKYVVLIDPLDGSSNIDVNVSVGTIFSIYRRVTEPGTPVQLEDFLQKGVNQIAAGYVIYGSSTMIVYTTGNGVNGFTLDPSLGTYYLSHPNMTFPKTGKIYSINEGNYIKFPQGVKNYLKYCQMEEGDRPYTSRYIGSLVADFHRNMLKGGIYIYPSYSQAPNGKLRLLYECNPMAFLSEQAGGKATDGFRRILEVEPTELHQRIPFFCGSIDMVEKAEEFMRIDSVK, via the coding sequence ATGTCAAATCAACCATTACAGACTTTAGGAGAATTTCTTATCGATAAACAGGACGATTTTCAATATTCAACAGGTGAATTTTCTCGTCTTCTGAGCGCAATAAGACTGGCTTCGAAAGTGGTTAACAGAGAAGTAAATAAAGCCGGAATTGTAGATATTACAGGAGCTGCAGGAAACCAGAATATTCAAGGGGAAGAACAGCAAAAACTGGATGTAATTGCAAATGAAATTTTTATTACGGCTTTGTCTCAAAGAGAGGTTGTTTGTGGTATTGCTTCTGAGGAAAATGATGATTTCATTGACATTAAATGTGGAGAAAATGGCCACTTAAGTAAGTATGTGGTATTAATTGATCCTTTGGATGGTTCTTCAAACATTGATGTGAATGTTTCCGTAGGAACCATTTTCTCTATTTACAGAAGAGTTACAGAACCGGGAACGCCTGTACAGCTCGAAGATTTCTTACAAAAGGGAGTTAACCAGATCGCAGCAGGATATGTAATCTATGGTTCTTCTACAATGATCGTTTATACAACCGGAAATGGTGTAAACGGATTTACATTGGACCCTTCTTTAGGAACTTATTACCTTTCTCACCCGAATATGACTTTCCCGAAAACAGGTAAAATCTATTCTATTAACGAAGGAAATTATATTAAATTCCCACAAGGGGTAAAAAATTACCTTAAATATTGCCAAATGGAAGAAGGTGATCGCCCGTATACTTCCAGATATATTGGCTCTCTGGTTGCAGATTTCCATAGAAATATGTTGAAAGGGGGGATTTATATTTATCCGTCTTATTCCCAGGCTCCTAATGGTAAATTAAGATTATTATACGAATGTAATCCAATGGCTTTCCTCTCAGAACAGGCAGGCGGAAAAGCTACGGATGGTTTCAGAAGAATTCTGGAAGTAGAACCTACAGAGCTTCACCAGAGAATTCCATTTTTCTGTGGAAGTATTGATATGGTGGAAAAAGCAGAAGAGTTTATGCGTATTGATAGCGTAAAGTAA
- a CDS encoding lysophospholipid acyltransferase family protein: protein MSLISKNDLIKASGLSKIGFLKNPVASAVMSIAKINEVNKLYDKLKDKEGKDFFDSFVRERNLSYVAFEEDLAKIPKTGPFVLVSNHPLGAIDGILMCKILSEVRPDFKVMGNFLLEKIKPMEPYVIAVNPFENRKEAYSSASGMRETLKHLQNGGCVGIFPAGEVSNRNNPYGEILDKEWEKTALKLIRMAKVPVVPMYFHAKNSRLFYQVAKLHPSLQTLMLPAEMMNDREKPIRIRIGKPISVKAMDEMETIEELGEFLKRKVYMMKSYYEKRKSLAQSINLQNLSVKFPLLKEENIVQNIIDETPIEDIVKDVDKLRGTEKMLFSNGNYEIYFTTYEEIPSIMREIGRQRELTFRAVGEGSNLPFDLDEYDKHYHHLFLWDNGEKKLAGAYRMALGREVMKKYGIKGFYTSSLFEFEQDIHPFFKKVIEMGRAYICQEYQQKPLPLFLLWRGIVHVCLRNPDHKFLMGGVSISNKFSEFSKSLMIEFMRSNYFDSAVAQYITPRNEYKVKLRDRDKSIFFDEMESDLNKLDKIIDDLEPELRLPVLIKKYIKQNAKVIAFNVDPNFNDAIDGLMYIRISDLPESTIKPVLEEMSDQIRKEQENNPTDNQ, encoded by the coding sequence ATGAGTTTAATTTCGAAAAACGATCTGATCAAAGCTTCCGGCTTAAGTAAAATTGGGTTTCTAAAGAACCCGGTAGCATCTGCTGTGATGAGCATTGCTAAAATAAATGAAGTAAATAAATTATACGACAAATTAAAAGACAAGGAAGGCAAAGACTTTTTCGACTCATTTGTAAGAGAAAGAAACCTAAGCTATGTAGCTTTTGAAGAGGATCTGGCAAAAATTCCGAAAACCGGACCATTTGTTCTGGTTTCCAACCACCCATTGGGTGCTATTGACGGAATTTTAATGTGCAAGATCTTATCAGAGGTTCGTCCGGATTTTAAGGTAATGGGAAATTTCCTTCTGGAAAAGATCAAACCTATGGAACCGTATGTAATCGCTGTAAATCCTTTTGAAAACAGAAAAGAAGCTTACAGCAGTGCTTCGGGAATGCGTGAGACCCTTAAGCATTTACAAAATGGAGGCTGCGTAGGTATTTTTCCGGCGGGAGAAGTTTCTAACAGAAACAATCCTTATGGAGAAATTTTAGATAAAGAATGGGAAAAAACGGCACTTAAGCTCATAAGAATGGCTAAAGTGCCCGTTGTTCCTATGTATTTTCATGCAAAGAACAGCCGTCTTTTTTATCAGGTAGCCAAACTTCATCCAAGTTTGCAAACGCTTATGCTACCTGCAGAAATGATGAATGATAGAGAAAAACCTATCAGAATCAGGATTGGAAAACCAATCTCTGTAAAAGCGATGGACGAGATGGAAACTATTGAAGAATTGGGAGAATTTTTGAAACGCAAGGTTTATATGATGAAATCTTACTACGAAAAAAGAAAATCTCTGGCTCAAAGTATCAATCTTCAGAACCTTTCCGTCAAATTCCCTCTATTGAAAGAGGAAAATATTGTTCAGAATATCATTGATGAAACTCCTATAGAAGATATTGTCAAAGATGTTGATAAATTAAGAGGAACAGAAAAAATGCTGTTCAGTAACGGAAATTATGAGATCTACTTTACCACTTACGAAGAGATTCCTTCCATTATGAGGGAAATTGGACGTCAGAGGGAGCTCACTTTCCGTGCTGTAGGAGAAGGAAGTAATCTTCCGTTTGATCTTGATGAATATGATAAGCATTACCATCATCTTTTCCTTTGGGATAATGGTGAGAAAAAGCTTGCCGGAGCCTACAGAATGGCACTGGGAAGAGAGGTAATGAAGAAATACGGCATCAAAGGCTTTTATACAAGCTCTTTATTTGAGTTTGAGCAAGACATTCATCCTTTCTTTAAAAAGGTAATTGAAATGGGGCGTGCTTACATCTGCCAGGAATACCAGCAAAAACCACTTCCCCTTTTCCTTTTATGGAGAGGAATTGTACATGTATGCCTTAGGAATCCCGATCATAAATTCCTGATGGGAGGAGTAAGTATCTCTAATAAGTTCTCAGAGTTCTCCAAATCTCTGATGATTGAGTTTATGCGTTCTAATTATTTTGATTCTGCAGTCGCTCAGTATATCACTCCGAGAAACGAATACAAAGTAAAGCTTCGAGACAGAGACAAAAGTATTTTCTTTGATGAAATGGAATCAGATCTTAACAAGTTGGATAAGATTATTGACGATTTGGAACCTGAATTAAGATTACCTGTTCTGATAAAAAAATACATTAAGCAGAATGCTAAAGTAATCGCATTCAATGTTGATCCCAACTTTAATGATGCGATTGACGGATTAATGTATATTAGAATCAGTGACCTTCCGGAAAGTACGATAAAACCTGTATTAGAAGAGATGAGTGATCAAATCAGAAAGGAACAGGAAAATAATCCAACTGATAATCAATAA